The Desulfonispora thiosulfatigenes DSM 11270 genome segment GATGGCATGAATATTAACGCAAATTGTGGTTCAACTTATCCTGAAAACTTACAAGAAGCTGTGTTAAAGCATGGAGCTGACATTGGAATAGCTCATGATGGAGATGCCGATCGGATGCTTGCAGTAGATGAAAAAGGTAATTTAGTAGATGGAGATCAAATTTTAGTAATTTGTGCTCTAGACATGAAAAAAGAAGGAAAATTAAAAGGAAATAAAATAGTAGTTACAGTTATGAGTAATTTAGGCTTAAAACAAGCCTTTGAAAAACATGATGTAGAAGTAATTGAAACAAAGGTTGGAGATAGATACGTTTTAGAAAAAATGCAAGAATTAGATGCTAGTTTAGGTGGAGAACAATCAGGACATTTAATATTCTTGGATCATAATACAACAGGTGATGGCGTTTTATCAGCACTTAAATTACTCGAGGTAATTAACAAATCTAAAAAACCTTTTAGTGAATTAGCTGTTCAAATGACAAAATTACCTCAAGTTTTGGTAAATGTTAGAGTGAAAAGCACTCTTGGATGGGATGTTAATCCTACTATCAAAGGGGCTATTAATAAATATGAAACAGAGCTAGGTTCTAGAGGAAGAATTTTAGTGAGAGCATCTGGTACTGAACCTTTAATTCGTGTAATGCTTGAAGGAAATGATTATCAGGAGTTAGAAAATATCGCAGGCCATATGAGCACTATTATTAACCAGGAAATAAACTAAACAAAGATATTATCTACTTGATAAAATGATTTTTGAAATTTGAAAGCCTTTTTGGCTTTCTTTTTGCTACCTAGTTTTATTGTGTTAAAAATAGGAGTATAATTGAGGTGTTAAAATGATAATAGGAATAGGAACAGATATAATTGAAATAGATAGAATGAAAGAAGCTCTACAAACTAATTTAAGATTATCAGAACGTTTATTTACTAGTGGGGAATTAGATTATTGTCAGCAAAAGTGCAATAGTTTTGAATCTTTTGCAGCTAGGTTTGCAGCTAAGGAAGCGATGACAAAGGCTTTAGGAACTGGGTTTAGAAATTATAATTGGACTGATATAGAGGTTGTTAAAGATGACCTAGGAAAGCCAAGCATTAATCTAAAGGGTAATGCTCTAATGAAGGCCGAAGAATTAGGCGTGACCCATATTCACTTAAGTTTAAGTCATGGGAAGGATTATGCTACTGCGATGGTTGTCCTAGAAGGGAGCTAAAATGGATGTTTGTAGTAAATAGTGCAGAAATGCAAGAAATAGATAGAATAGCTACTGAGGAATGGGGTATTCCAGAAATCGTTTTAATGGAAAATGCCGGACTTAAGGTAGTAGAAGAAATTAAAAAAAGATTTACAAATTTAAAAGATAAAAAGATTACTCTTATTTTAGGAAAAGGTAATAATGGTGGAGATGGTCTAGTTGTAGCTAGGCATTTATGTAATTTAGGGGCAGATATAAAAATATTCTTATTTGGTCAAAAAGAATTTAAAAATTCAAGTTTAGTAAATTATAATATAGTAAAAAGATTACCAATAAAGGTTCATAAATTAGAGCATGAAAATAATCTGCATCTTTTAAGACTATCATTATATAGTACTGATGTAATAGTAGATGGTCTTTTTGGTACAGGTTTTAAAGGTGAAATTTCCGACTTTTTAAGCAAAATAATTAAGATAATTAATGATACAGATTGCTTAAAAGTTGCTATAGATATACCTTCGGGGTTAAATGCAGACACAGGACGCGCACGAGAATGTATAAAGGCTAATTTAACGGTAACTTTTGCGCTTCCTAAAATAGGACTAGTTGTCTATCCAGGAACAAGCTTTGCAGGAGATGTGAAGGTTGTAGATATTGGAATACCAAGTCAATTAGTAAGAGCATTAAATATTGATAAAAGAATTTTGCAACTAGATGAAATAAAGAATAACATACCTGAGCGAGATGAAAATTGTCATAAAGGAAACTTTGGACATCTCTTAGTTATAGGGGGCAGCCTAGGGATGATGGGAGCTGTTCATCTTGCCTGTTTAAGCGCTTTCAGAATGGGGGCAGGGTTAGTTTCAGCTGCAATACCTGCAAGTATTCAAACAAATCTAGCAGTTAGTTTACCAGAAATGATAACATATCCTCTTAAAGAAATGGTTCCAGGAATTTTAGATAGTGAGGCAGAGGAAGAAATATTAGCCAGTATAGAAGGAAAATCAGTAATTGTTATTGGACCAGGTTTTGGAAATAATGAAGAATATGTGAGTATTCTTAAACATATACTAGAAAAAATCGACATACCTATAGTAATAGATGCTGATGGAATTAATCTTTTGGCAAGAGATATAAGTATATTAGATAATATTAAGGCACCTGTTATCTTAACTCCTCATCCAGGTGAAATGGCTAGATTATTAGATATTTCTACACAAGAAGTGCAAAAAAACAGAATCGAGTTAGCTAAAAAACTAGCAGAAAACTATGGGATATGGGTCGTTCTTAAAGGAAATAAAACAGTAATTGCAACTCCTAAAGGAGAAGTACTGATTAATCCTACCGGAAGCCCTTCTCTTGCAACCGCTGGGTCAGGGGATGTTTTAGCTGGGATGATTGGTGCGATGTTAGGACAACAATCTGATGAAACTAGAGCAATTTGTTCAGCCGTATATTTACATGGATTAGCTGGTGAACATGTAGCAGAAACTGTTGGGAAAATAAGTAGCAAAGCAGGAGACATCATAAAGGCTATTCCGATAATTTTAGAAGAGGTGCTGATGGATAAATGATTCCAATGATAACAAATCGACCAGTATGGGCCGAAATCGATCTTGAGGCTATAAAACATAATGTACGAGAAATACGTAAAATAGTAGGAGACAAAAGAATAATTATGCCGATTGTAAAGGCTAATGGATATGGTCATGGGGATATTGAAGTTAGTAAGGCATGTCTAGAAAGTGGAGCTGAGCGAGTTGCTGTTGCGACTCTAGAAGAAGCAGTACACTTACGCAATGAAGAGATAGTAGCACCTATCTTAGTTTTAGGATGGACTAGGCCGGAAGATTATCATATTGCAATCAAAGAACAAATTACTTTAACTTTATTTGATTTAGATGAAGTGATTGTTTTAAATGATGTTGCGCGAGGATTAAGTCAAAAAGCAATAATTCATTTAAAAGTTGATACAGGTATGGGTAGACTAGGAATTGTAGTAAAAAATGAGAATTTGAAAACAGCAGCAAATATTTTAAATTTACCATATTTAGATGTAGAAGGAATTTATACGCATTTTGCTATGGCTGATGAACAAGATAAAACATATTCAAGGATGCAGTTAAAAAAGTTTTTAGATTTTACTACGGAAATTGAAGAAATGGCAAATAAGAAAATTCCAATTAAGCATGCTGCTAATAGTGCTGCTATTGTGGACTTTGCCGAGGGCCATTTAGATTTAGTGAGACCAGGAATAATTATGTATGGACTATCACCTATTAAAGATATTAGTTTAGATAAGCTTAATTTAAAGCCACCTTTTACATTAAAAGCTACTATTTCTAGAGTAGCTAAATTCCCAGAAGGGACAAAAATTAGTTATGGAGGTATTTTTACAGCAAAAAGGGAAATAATAGTAGCAACAGTTCCTATAGGATATGCTGATGGATATACAAGAGCCTTATCTGGAAAAGCAAAAGTACTAGTAAAAGATACGGTATGCCCTGTAATCGGAAGAATATGTATGGATCAATGTATGGTTGATGTCACTGATATTCCGGATGTAAAGGTTGGTGATGAAGTAATTTTAATTGGTAAAGGAATTAATAATCAAATTACTATTGATGAAATTGCAGATATGTTAGGTAGTATAAATCATGAGGTCATTTGCATGTTATCTCCTAGAATTCCTCGTAAATATATTTAATCCACAAAATACCAGGGTTATTAGCCTTTATAATAGGGTGATAATGTTGACACGCTTAGTGAAAAATAGATATAATGTAAGTTGTTAAGTATATGGAAACGACATGTAAAATGTTACCATTTACCGGGGGGTGCTTGCGTGGCGGATTTGAAGAGAATAATGATATCACTGCCTAATAGTTTATTAGAAGAGGTTGATGGTATGGTTATTTTGGAAAAAAGAAATCGTAGTGAGCTCATAAGAGACGCGATGAAACTATATATAGGTGAAAAAAAGAAAAGATATTTACGAGAGCAAATGTGTAAGGGTTATCAAGAAATGGCCAGTATTAATTTGAGTTTAGCTCAAGAAGGTCTCCCAAGTGAAGAAGAAGTGCAAATGTTATTTGAGAACGCACTTGGGGTGTAGATGAAATGATAACTGTAAAGCGTGGGGACATTTTTTATGCTGAACTTAGTCCTGTGGTCGGGTCAGAACAGGGTGGAATACGTCCTGTCCTTGTAATCCAAAATGATATAGGTAATCAGTATAGCCCTACGACTATAATAGCGGCTATCACTAGCCAGATTATTAAGGCTAAACTTCCTACTCATGTAGAAATTTCATCAGAAGAAAGTGGTCTGTCGAAAGATTCAGTTGTTTTAACAGAGCAAGTGCGGACAATTGATAAAAAAAGATTAAAAGATAAAATCTGTACAGTAAACGAAAGTCTACTAAATAAAGTTGATAGTGCCTTGGAGGTAAGCTTAGGTTTAGTAGACATATAATACATAGAATATTTGAAGCAGGCTTATGAGCCTGTTTTTTGTTCTGTAAAGAAGAAGTATACTTTAATCTCTAAAGGAATAAAAATTGATATTAAAAGTATAAGGGGGAATATTTTTGAGGCCAATCATAGGAATAACAGCAGGTTTTAAGAATCAAGAAAATAAGTTCTATTTATCAGAGTATTATATTAATGCTATAGAGCATGCAGGCGGTACCCCGATAATCCTACCTGCTGTTATGACAGGGTTAATTCCACAAATATATGATATGGTTGATGGGATTATTTTTTCTGGTGGTAGTGATGTAGATCCAAGCTTTTTTGGACAAAATCCACTCCGTGGTTTAGGAGAAATTACCCCAAATCGAGATCAATTTGAACTTTTTTTAGCTAAAAAAGCTATAGGAGGCAACAAACCAGTATTAGGAATTTGTCGCGGAATGCAGGTAATTTCTATCGCTGCAGGAGGCACTATATATCAAGATATTTCAGAGATAACTAGGCAAGAGCACCGTCAAAAAGCACCAAAATGGTATCCTTATCACGAGATAAAAATTGAACAAGAATCTAAAGTTTATGGTATTATAGGAAGAAACAGGATAAAGGTTAATAGTTTTCATCATCAAGCCGTAAAAGAACCCGGAAGTTTACTAAAAGCAAGTGCATGGGCTGAAGATGGTTTAATTGAAGCGGTTGAAAGTATAAGTGAAGATGGAAATATAATAGGTGTACAGTGGCATCCTGAATGTTATTGGGATAGAGAAAAAAGCTCGATAGTTTTATTTGAAAACTTAGTGCAAAAGGCCAGTGAATATAAGGAATAATTTTAGTCGGATAATTTATTATCCGATATATGCAGCAAAAACACATTTTAAGAAGGGAGAAAATTGATGCAAATCATAGAAAAGATATCGCAGGAACTGAACCTGCCTAAAGATAAGGTCGAAAAGACCGTTAATTTATTAGACGAAGGGAACACTATTCCTTTTATCGCTAGATATCGTAAAGAAGTTACTGGGGAAATGGACGAAGTAGTCCTACGTAATTTATTTGATAGATTGACGTATTTACGCCATTTAGAAAAGCGTAAAGAAGAAATTATAAATTCTATTGACGAACAAGGAAAATTAACCAAAGAATTAGAGACAGCTATTAAGAAATCAGAAGTTTTACAGGAGGTCGAGGATTTATATTTACCCTTTAGACCGAAACGTAAAACAAGAGCTAGCGTGGCAAAAGAAAAAGGGTTAGAGCCTTTAGCTTTAATGATTTTAGAGCAAGAAAAGACTGATAGCCTAGAAATGTTAGCTAAGCCTTTTCTTAATACTGAACTGGGGGTTGAAACAGTAGAAGATGCTCTTAACGGAGCAAGTGACATACTAGCTGAAATGATAGCAGATGATGCTGATTTAAGAAAAATAGCCCGTAATTTAGTCTGGAAAAAAGGAACTATTATTTCTAAGGCTGTAGATAAAAATAATGTTACCCCGTATGAAATGTATTATGAATATGAAGAACCTGTGCAAAAGGTTCCGCCGCATCGTATCCTAGCCATGAATAGAGGCGAAAAGGATAAGGCTTTAAGTATTAAAATTAGTCAACCAGAAGAAGAGATTGTGGCGAAAATTGAACTTAAATACATAAAAACACCAACTACTGAAATAAAAGAATTTATAGAAAAGGCAATTAAAGATGGAAATAAAAGATTAATTGCGCCAGCTATTGAAAGAGAAATTCGTAATGAATTAACTAATATTGGAGAAGAACAGGCTATTAAAGTATTTTCAAAGAATTTACATAGTTTATTATTACAAGCACCGGTTAAAGGAAACACAGTTTTAGCTCTTGATCCTGGATTTAGAACAGGCTGTAAAGTAGCGGTTGTGGATGAAACAGGAAAAGTTTTAGATGTAGGAGTAATTTATCCGCATCCTCCCCAAAATAAATTAGATGAAGCAAAAAATATTGTTACTAATTTAATTAATAAATGGAATGTAGATATAGTTGCAATTGGAAATGGGACAGCTTCTAGAGAAACAGAATTAATGGTTTCTGAGGTTTTACCTCAAATCGAACGAAATACCCAGTATATTATTGTTTCAGAAGCAGGGGCTAGTGTTTACTCAGCTTCGAAAATAGCTAAAGAAGAATTTCCAGATTATGACCTTTCTTTACGTAGTGCAGTATCTATTGCAAGAAGATTACAAGATCCTTTAGCAGAACTAGTAAAAATTGAGCCGAAGGCAGTAGGGGTAGGGCAATATCAACATGATGTTACTCCAAAAAAATTAGATGAGTCCCTGCAGCAGGTAGTTGAATCTTGTGTAAACTCTGTGGGTGTCGATATTAATACCGCTTCGAGTGCCTTACTTGGGTACATAGCGGGTTTAACTAAAAGTACGGCGCAAGGAATTGTTAAATATCGTGAAGAAAAAGGTAAGCTGACTAATCGTAATCAAATATTAGAGGTGCCAAGACTAGGTAAAAAAGCATTTGAACAATGTGCAGGTTTTATTAGAGTTTCAGAGGGGAATAATCCTTTAGATAAAACTCCCGTACATCCTGAATCTTATCCTGTAGCGATTAATTTACTTGAAAAACTTGGCTATTCCTTAAATGATTTACAAGGAGATAAATTAGTAGAAATTAAAGAAGAATTACAAAAGGTTAATATTAAGGAAATGGCAGAAACCTTAGAAGTAGGAGAACCGACTCTCAGGGATATTGTGCTAGAATTACAAAGACCTGGCAGAGATCCTAGAGAAGAATTACCACCACCATTATTTAGAACAGATGTTTTAACGATGGAAGATTTAAAACCAGGGATGCAGTTACAAGGAACTGTCCGAAATGTCGTTGATTTTGGAGCGTTTATTGATATCGGGGTCAAACAAGATGGACTTGTCCATATATCTCAGCTAGGAGAAAGATATGTAAAGCACCCTATGGAAGTGCTTTCTGTTGGAGACATTATCACAGTACAAGTTTTAGAAGTAGATAGCCAAAGAGGTAGAATTGGTTTAACTATGAAATTAACTCAATAAATTTTACTTATGATAAATAATTTTTTAGTACAGGAATTTTCATGCTAGGGAGAGAATAAACTCTTAATAGCTCATACTATGAAAGTATGGAAAACTTCTCTGAAGAGAATAATAATATAAGCAAAATAAAATTAAACATTAAAACCACGAAGGTAAATCCTGGAGAACTCAGGTTTATTTTGTGGTTTTTTTAGTTTGAAAAAGGAGTGTTACGAGTGAAAAAGGTTATTTCAATTATTGCGGTATTTTTAGTAATGCTAGCATTACCAGGGTGTAGTAATCAAGAAAAGGTGCAAACTGACGATACTAAGAAATTAGTTTATGGAGCTGAATTTGAATATGAAAAGATAAATCCTATTTTAGAAGAAACCACCGTAGATGAAATGATTTTTAGTGGACTTACCAAGTTTGATGAAAATAATAAGGTAGTACCTGATTTAGCTAAAAAATGGGACATTAGTCTAGATGGTTTAGAATATACTTTTACTTTAAGAGATGATGTTAAATGGCATGATGGAGAAAAATTTATGGCGGGGGATGTAAAATTTACCATAGATAAAGTAATAGATCCAAATACTAATACAGCAAAACAAGAAGAATTTGAACAAGTTAATAGTGTAGAAGTTATAGATGAACATAAGGTAAAAGTAATCCTTAAAAAACCTTTTCCCCCTTTATTAGAAAAACTTTCAATTGGCGTTGTTCCAAAGCATTTACTAGAAGGTAAAGATATCAATAATGCTGACTTTAATAGTAATCCTATTGGTACAGGACCTTTTAGATTTAAAGTTTGGAATCAAGGTAGTGATTTAACAGTAGTAGCAAATGAGGATTTTTATAATGGGAGAGCTAAGTTAGATACGGTGATTTTTAAATTTTTACCTGATGCAAATGTAAGATTAGTACAGCTTGAAACAGGTGAAATAGATTTAGCATATTTAGAACCAGATCAATTAGAACGTATAAAAACGATGGAAAACATTAAGCTATATGAAATGCCTACTGCAGATTATCGTTGTATGATGTATAACATGAAAGAGCCTTTATGGCAGGATGTAAAAGTAAGAAAAGCGCTTAATTATGCTGTTGACCGACAAGCTATTATCGATGGAATAGTTTTAGGAAAAGGCACAAGGGCCTATGGACCTTTACAAGTAAGTTGGGCAAATAACCCAGATGTAGAAAAGTATGAATATAATCTAGATAAAGCTCAAACTTTATTAAAAGAAGCGGGATGGAAGCCAGGTAGTGATGGAATTTTAGAAAAGGATGGTAAGAAATTTAGTTTTAAACTTACTTGCCCAATTACAGACCCAGTAAGGGTAGCTTTAGCCAATTCTTTAGCGACAGATTTTAAGAAAATAGGTGTTGAAGCTATACCTGATCCGCTTGATTGGAGCGTAATTAAAATTGATGAAACAGAGAGCTTTTTATTAGGTTGGGGTAGTCCTTTTGATCCAGATGATCATACTTATAGATTATTTACAAGTGGAGTAATCGGAAAAGGTTTAAATAATTTAGGTTCATACAAAAATAGTGAAATAGATCGTTTGTTAGAATTAGCGCGTACCACTTCTGATACAGAGAAAAGAAAAGAATACTATGGAGAATTCCAAAAGGTATTAGCAGAAGATCCTCCTTATAATTTTATTTGTTATTTAGATGCATTATATGGAGTAAATAAAAATGTTGAAGGAATCAAACCTCGTACGCTAGGTCATCATGGAGCTGGATTCTTATGGAATATCGAGGAGTGGGACATTCAAGGAGAGTAAGATGATAAATTATTTAATTAATAGACTTATTCAAAGTACAATTGTTTTATTTATTATAAGCATTATGGCTTTTACTTTAATTCATGTAGCCCCAGGAGATCCAGTAGATGCCTTATATGGACCTATTGCAATCCAAAAAATGCGCACTGAAGATAAAGAACGAATTAGAGCTAATATGGGATTAGATAAACCTATCCCTATCCAATATGCTAAGTGGGCAAAAGGTGTATTAAAAGGGGACTGGGGTAATTCTTATATAAGTGGAAGACCTGTCTCAAAGTCTATTATGGAAAGATTACCAGCTACAATGTTGTTAGCTGGTAGTGCTTCTTTAATTATTTTAATCATTTCAATCCTTTTAGGAATCTATACTGGTTTACATCGAAATTCCGTAGGTGATCATATTGCAACTATTATTTCGCTTGTATTAGTATCAACGCCCGGGTTTTGGTTATCCCTTATGTTAATTTTAATTTTTAGTGTTTTTTTAAAATGGCTTCCTTCAGCTGGGATGACTACTATTGGGAGTAGTTTTTCTCTGGGTGATATATTAAAGCATCTCATACTTCCTGCAGTAGTATTAGCTTTTAGTCATATTGGCTATTATATTCGTTTTATTAGAGCTTCGGTGTGGGAGCAAATGAAAATGGATTATGTTTTAGCTTTAAAGGCGCGTGGTGTAAAGGAAAAAACTATTATTTATAAGCATGTGTTAAAAAATTCCCTTTTACCATTTGTAAATTATCTAGGAGCAACTATTCCAATAATGCTAAGTGGTGCTGTAGTGATAGAGCAAGTTTTTGCTTGGCCTGGGCTTGGACAATTATCAGTAAATGCTGCGATTCAAAAAGACTATAGTCTACTTATGGGAACTATTCTTTTTACAGGATTTTTAGTAGTAATAGGTAATTTATGTGCAGATATTATAAGTATGCTATTAGACCCTAGAATTGCTGCTGGTCAATTAGGTAAGGAGGTAAAAACCTCATGAGTTACAGTAATTTAAAAAAAATGCCTAAAGCAGTATTATTAGCTTTAATATCATTAGGAAGTATAATTTTAATTGTAACGATAGGACCTATGTTAATAAAATTTGATCCCATAGCTGTAGACTTATCTGCTATCTATCAAGCACCTAATTCTAATCATCTTTTAGGCACAGATAGTTTAGGTAGAGATATTTTAATTAGATTAATTTATGGAGGCAGGGTTTCTGTAGTAGTTGGCATAGTATCTGTAATCATCTCTACTACTTTTGGGACTGTTTATGGAGCATTAAGTGGGTATGTAGGTGGGATACTAGATTCAGTATTAATGAGAATATTAGATGCAATTTTAGCTCTTCCAAATATGATATTAGTTATTGTGATTCAAGCTATAACAGGAGCAGGGCTAGCTAATTTAGTATTAGTAATTGGATTTACCAGTTGGATGCAGACCGCAAGGATGGTAAGAGCAGAAGTACTTTCATTAAAAGAAAGAGATTTTGTAAAGGTATCTAAGGTCTTAGGAACTCCATGGTGGAGGATAATTACAAAACATTTAATTCCACATGCACTTCCAACTATTATTGTTGTATCTACAGTAGGTGTAGGGCATGCTATTATGAGTGAAACTACTTTAAGTTTTTTAGGTCTTGGAATACCACCTCATGAACCTTCTTGGGGTAATATGCTGATGGGTGGGCAAAATAGTATTTTGAGGGGATCTTGGTGGATAACCCTGTTTCCAGGGCTTGCTATAATAAGTACAGTTTTATCAATTATTTATATCGGAGATTATTTACAAGTAGTGTTAAATCCAAAAATAAAAAGTGAGGGATAAATAATGGAAAAGGTTTTAGAT includes the following:
- a CDS encoding ABC transporter permease; the protein is MSYSNLKKMPKAVLLALISLGSIILIVTIGPMLIKFDPIAVDLSAIYQAPNSNHLLGTDSLGRDILIRLIYGGRVSVVVGIVSVIISTTFGTVYGALSGYVGGILDSVLMRILDAILALPNMILVIVIQAITGAGLANLVLVIGFTSWMQTARMVRAEVLSLKERDFVKVSKVLGTPWWRIITKHLIPHALPTIIVVSTVGVGHAIMSETTLSFLGLGIPPHEPSWGNMLMGGQNSILRGSWWITLFPGLAIISTVLSIIYIGDYLQVVLNPKIKSEG
- a CDS encoding holo-ACP synthase encodes the protein MIIGIGTDIIEIDRMKEALQTNLRLSERLFTSGELDYCQQKCNSFESFAARFAAKEAMTKALGTGFRNYNWTDIEVVKDDLGKPSINLKGNALMKAEELGVTHIHLSLSHGKDYATAMVVLEGS
- a CDS encoding gamma-glutamyl-gamma-aminobutyrate hydrolase family protein; protein product: MRPIIGITAGFKNQENKFYLSEYYINAIEHAGGTPIILPAVMTGLIPQIYDMVDGIIFSGGSDVDPSFFGQNPLRGLGEITPNRDQFELFLAKKAIGGNKPVLGICRGMQVISIAAGGTIYQDISEITRQEHRQKAPKWYPYHEIKIEQESKVYGIIGRNRIKVNSFHHQAVKEPGSLLKASAWAEDGLIEAVESISEDGNIIGVQWHPECYWDREKSSIVLFENLVQKASEYKE
- a CDS encoding type II toxin-antitoxin system PemK/MazF family toxin; the protein is MTVKRGDIFYAELSPVVGSEQGGIRPVLVIQNDIGNQYSPTTIIAAITSQIIKAKLPTHVEISSEESGLSKDSVVLTEQVRTIDKKRLKDKICTVNESLLNKVDSALEVSLGLVDI
- a CDS encoding Tex family protein yields the protein MQIIEKISQELNLPKDKVEKTVNLLDEGNTIPFIARYRKEVTGEMDEVVLRNLFDRLTYLRHLEKRKEEIINSIDEQGKLTKELETAIKKSEVLQEVEDLYLPFRPKRKTRASVAKEKGLEPLALMILEQEKTDSLEMLAKPFLNTELGVETVEDALNGASDILAEMIADDADLRKIARNLVWKKGTIISKAVDKNNVTPYEMYYEYEEPVQKVPPHRILAMNRGEKDKALSIKISQPEEEIVAKIELKYIKTPTTEIKEFIEKAIKDGNKRLIAPAIEREIRNELTNIGEEQAIKVFSKNLHSLLLQAPVKGNTVLALDPGFRTGCKVAVVDETGKVLDVGVIYPHPPQNKLDEAKNIVTNLINKWNVDIVAIGNGTASRETELMVSEVLPQIERNTQYIIVSEAGASVYSASKIAKEEFPDYDLSLRSAVSIARRLQDPLAELVKIEPKAVGVGQYQHDVTPKKLDESLQQVVESCVNSVGVDINTASSALLGYIAGLTKSTAQGIVKYREEKGKLTNRNQILEVPRLGKKAFEQCAGFIRVSEGNNPLDKTPVHPESYPVAINLLEKLGYSLNDLQGDKLVEIKEELQKVNIKEMAETLEVGEPTLRDIVLELQRPGRDPREELPPPLFRTDVLTMEDLKPGMQLQGTVRNVVDFGAFIDIGVKQDGLVHISQLGERYVKHPMEVLSVGDIITVQVLEVDSQRGRIGLTMKLTQ
- a CDS encoding ABC transporter substrate-binding protein, whose product is MKKVISIIAVFLVMLALPGCSNQEKVQTDDTKKLVYGAEFEYEKINPILEETTVDEMIFSGLTKFDENNKVVPDLAKKWDISLDGLEYTFTLRDDVKWHDGEKFMAGDVKFTIDKVIDPNTNTAKQEEFEQVNSVEVIDEHKVKVILKKPFPPLLEKLSIGVVPKHLLEGKDINNADFNSNPIGTGPFRFKVWNQGSDLTVVANEDFYNGRAKLDTVIFKFLPDANVRLVQLETGEIDLAYLEPDQLERIKTMENIKLYEMPTADYRCMMYNMKEPLWQDVKVRKALNYAVDRQAIIDGIVLGKGTRAYGPLQVSWANNPDVEKYEYNLDKAQTLLKEAGWKPGSDGILEKDGKKFSFKLTCPITDPVRVALANSLATDFKKIGVEAIPDPLDWSVIKIDETESFLLGWGSPFDPDDHTYRLFTSGVIGKGLNNLGSYKNSEIDRLLELARTTSDTEKRKEYYGEFQKVLAEDPPYNFICYLDALYGVNKNVEGIKPRTLGHHGAGFLWNIEEWDIQGE
- a CDS encoding NAD(P)H-hydrate dehydratase; this encodes MFVVNSAEMQEIDRIATEEWGIPEIVLMENAGLKVVEEIKKRFTNLKDKKITLILGKGNNGGDGLVVARHLCNLGADIKIFLFGQKEFKNSSLVNYNIVKRLPIKVHKLEHENNLHLLRLSLYSTDVIVDGLFGTGFKGEISDFLSKIIKIINDTDCLKVAIDIPSGLNADTGRARECIKANLTVTFALPKIGLVVYPGTSFAGDVKVVDIGIPSQLVRALNIDKRILQLDEIKNNIPERDENCHKGNFGHLLVIGGSLGMMGAVHLACLSAFRMGAGLVSAAIPASIQTNLAVSLPEMITYPLKEMVPGILDSEAEEEILASIEGKSVIVIGPGFGNNEEYVSILKHILEKIDIPIVIDADGINLLARDISILDNIKAPVILTPHPGEMARLLDISTQEVQKNRIELAKKLAENYGIWVVLKGNKTVIATPKGEVLINPTGSPSLATAGSGDVLAGMIGAMLGQQSDETRAICSAVYLHGLAGEHVAETVGKISSKAGDIIKAIPIILEEVLMDK
- a CDS encoding CopG family ribbon-helix-helix protein, translated to MADLKRIMISLPNSLLEEVDGMVILEKRNRSELIRDAMKLYIGEKKKRYLREQMCKGYQEMASINLSLAQEGLPSEEEVQMLFENALGV
- the glmM gene encoding phosphoglucosamine mutase — its product is MSKIFGTDGVRGCANVDLTPQLAYELGRAAAFVLKNKTDKKTITIGKDTRRSGDMLEAALISGICSVGIDVYKLGVMPTPAIAYLTRKLDAMSGVVISASHNPAEDNGIKFFSHEGFKLPDEVESEIEALIASGLEGIPNPKGSEVGIVNYIHDGEKQYLNFLKTEIPVDLTGLKIVVDCANGAASNITPRLLESLGAEVISLYSSPDGMNINANCGSTYPENLQEAVLKHGADIGIAHDGDADRMLAVDEKGNLVDGDQILVICALDMKKEGKLKGNKIVVTVMSNLGLKQAFEKHDVEVIETKVGDRYVLEKMQELDASLGGEQSGHLIFLDHNTTGDGVLSALKLLEVINKSKKPFSELAVQMTKLPQVLVNVRVKSTLGWDVNPTIKGAINKYETELGSRGRILVRASGTEPLIRVMLEGNDYQELENIAGHMSTIINQEIN
- the alr gene encoding alanine racemase; the protein is MITNRPVWAEIDLEAIKHNVREIRKIVGDKRIIMPIVKANGYGHGDIEVSKACLESGAERVAVATLEEAVHLRNEEIVAPILVLGWTRPEDYHIAIKEQITLTLFDLDEVIVLNDVARGLSQKAIIHLKVDTGMGRLGIVVKNENLKTAANILNLPYLDVEGIYTHFAMADEQDKTYSRMQLKKFLDFTTEIEEMANKKIPIKHAANSAAIVDFAEGHLDLVRPGIIMYGLSPIKDISLDKLNLKPPFTLKATISRVAKFPEGTKISYGGIFTAKREIIVATVPIGYADGYTRALSGKAKVLVKDTVCPVIGRICMDQCMVDVTDIPDVKVGDEVILIGKGINNQITIDEIADMLGSINHEVICMLSPRIPRKYI
- a CDS encoding ABC transporter permease → MINYLINRLIQSTIVLFIISIMAFTLIHVAPGDPVDALYGPIAIQKMRTEDKERIRANMGLDKPIPIQYAKWAKGVLKGDWGNSYISGRPVSKSIMERLPATMLLAGSASLIILIISILLGIYTGLHRNSVGDHIATIISLVLVSTPGFWLSLMLILIFSVFLKWLPSAGMTTIGSSFSLGDILKHLILPAVVLAFSHIGYYIRFIRASVWEQMKMDYVLALKARGVKEKTIIYKHVLKNSLLPFVNYLGATIPIMLSGAVVIEQVFAWPGLGQLSVNAAIQKDYSLLMGTILFTGFLVVIGNLCADIISMLLDPRIAAGQLGKEVKTS